A genomic window from Apus apus isolate bApuApu2 chromosome 26, bApuApu2.pri.cur, whole genome shotgun sequence includes:
- the LOC127394693 gene encoding interleukin-1 receptor antagonist protein-like, whose product MACVPDLDMLESSSLNEETLYGPDCLCPQKKPCLDSEVTSPKVGIQVTVTKGHPTWTFRRAAVLVVATTKLLKQPVCKDLADSDLGGFLDGVFEPISFQRMESSYTGAPVYRYTRSQSFDILDIDHKCFVLESPTQLVALHLQGPSARRKVKLNIALYRPQASQGGPGTGQVPVALGIKGYQLYMSCVMSGAEPMLQLEEADIRRDIESVEMTRFIFYRLDSPAEGTTRFESAAFPGWFICTSLQPRQPVGITNHPDQVNIATYELSGR is encoded by the exons ATGGCTTGCGTCCCTGATTTggacatgctggagagcagcag CCTCAATGAGGAGACACTTTATGGCCCAGACTGCCTCTGCCCGCAGAAG aaACCCTGCCTGGATTCAGAGGTGACATCGCCCAAGGTGGGTATCCAGGTGACAGTGACCAAGGGACACCCCACCTGGACCTTTCGCCGGGCCGCTGTCCTCGTGGTGGCCACAACCAAGCTCCTGAAGCAGCCAGTGTGCAAGGACTTAGCCGACAGTGACCTTGGGGGCTTCCTGGATGGGGTATTCG aGCCCATCTCCTTCCAGCGGATGGAGAGCAGCTACACTGGGGCGCCCGTCTACCGCTACACCCGCTCACAGTCCTTTGACATCCTCGATATCGACCACAAGTGCTTTGTGCTGGAATCACCCACCCAGCTGGTGGCCCTGCACCTGCAGGGACCCTCAGCCAGGCGGAAAG TGAAGCTCAACATTGCTCTGTACCGGCCCCAGGCATCACAGGGTGGCCCAGGCACCGGGCAGGTGCCAGTGGCCTTGGGCATCAAGGGCTACCAACTCTACATGTCATGTGTGATGAGTGGTGCTGAACccatgctgcagctggag GAAGCTGACATCAGGAGGGACATTGAGAGCGTGGAGATGACCCGCTTCATCTTCTACCGCCTggacagccctgctgagggCACCACACGCTTTGAGTCAGCTGCCTTCCCTGGCTGGTTCATCTGCACCTCCCTGCAACCACGCCAGCCTGTGGGCATCACCAACCATCCTGACCAGGTCAACATTGCCACCTATGAGCTGAGTGGGCGCTGA